The Negativicutes bacterium genomic interval TTTAATAAGCTCTCGAAAAATCGAGAGCTTATTTTTTAACTTATTATATTAACATAAACAGAGCGTGTTCTCGGTCCATCAAATTCACAAAAATATATTCCTTGCCACTGACCTAAGCATAATACACCATTATCAATCGGAATATTAATAGAAGCACCCATTAAACTAGCTTTTATATGGGCAATAGTATTTCCTTCATAATGACGATACTTCAATTTAGGCACAATTTTATCAAGACCTTCTAACATATCAGTTACAACATCAGGATCAGCATTTTCATTAATAGTTATGCCAGCAGTGGTGTGTGGAATATAAACATTACAAAGACCTTTTACCACACCACTTTCCCTAACAAATTTTTTTATTTCAATACTTATATCTAAAAAGCCTTCGGCTGGTGTTTGTATTTTAATGTTATTCATAGTCAACCTCATTTATTTAAAGTTGTTACATATTCCAAAAACCACTCTACCCAAATATCAGAAAAACCAACTTCATTTATTAACTCAAAAACATTT includes:
- a CDS encoding secondary thiamine-phosphate synthase enzyme YjbQ, with product MNNIKIQTPAEGFLDISIEIKKFVRESGVVKGLCNVYIPHTTAGITINENADPDVVTDMLEGLDKIVPKLKYRHYEGNTIAHIKASLMGASINIPIDNGVLCLGQWQGIYFCEFDGPRTRSVYVNIIS